In Papaver somniferum cultivar HN1 chromosome 9, ASM357369v1, whole genome shotgun sequence, the genomic stretch GGATATGATGCTTGTGCAACATGTGGTGTGAATACACACTCCACATGGCTTAAGTACTCTAAAAAAGTTTCATACACTGGTCATAGAAAATGGTTACCGTCTGGCCATCGTTACAGATATCAAATGAAGCCATTTGATGGCAATCAAGAATTCGGTGTGGCTCCTGAACCAGTGAGTGGGTTACAAAGGTTTGAAGAGGCGAAGTCAATTGAAAATGCATGGGGAAAGAAAGGTAATGGCGGTAGaacattgggaaaatcaacaaggTCGGAGTTTGAGGACGAGGATTCATCTAATCTGAAGAAATTGTCAATTTGGGCAAAAGAGCTTGAATACTTCAAATACAATCTTGTCCAACATAATTTTGATCTGATGAATATAGAGAAGAATGTGTGCGAGAGTTTAGTAGGGACATTGCTTAATGATCCTTTAAAAACGAAAGATGGTTATAAAGCTCGCATGGATTTGAATGATTTGAAGATAAGGCCTGAGTTAGAACCTGTTGTTGCAGGAAAAAGGATGTATCTTCCTCCTGCCTGCTACACATtgacgaaagaagagaaggtgAAGTTTTTCAAAACATTGTACGAGTTGAAGGTTCCACAAGGGTACTGTTCTAATTTTAGCAGTCTGGTGTCGCTAAAAGATAGCAAGTTGATTGGTCTCAAATCACATGACTACCATGTTCTTATGCAGCAATTCTTGCCACTTGCGGTTAGATCGATTCTTCCAAAGAACGTAAGAAATACCATCATTAGATTGTCATCCTTCTTCAAGTCAATATGCAAAAAAGAGATTGATATTTTTGAATTGGATAATATACAAAGGGACCCGGTGGAGACATTATGCTTACTTGAGAAGTATTTTCCACCGTCATTCTTTACCATCATGATTCATCTCACCTGCATCTAGTCAGAGAAGTGAAATTGTGTGGACCAGTCTTTACTCGATGGATGTATCCATTTGAGAGGTACATGAAGATTTTGAAGGGATACATTCGAAATAAAAATCgtgctgaaggttgtattgtaaATTGTAACGAGTTAGAGGAATTTGTTGAGTTTGATGCCGATTGGTTGTCTGGCGTGGAAACAATCGGTATTCCTCCTTTAAAGTATACTGGAGATAGTTCTTCGGAGGGTTCAAGTATAATATCAGATGGAAAACCATTACAAGGTGCTCATGAGGATGTGGTAGATGGCGTATTATTGTCCCAAGCCCACCTCGTTGTGTTACACAATACTGAAGAAGTAAAACCCTACATAGAGTATGTCCTCCTCTTTTTCCTTTCATACAAGTTTATTAACTCAAGTCAGTGGAACTAATAACTTCTTTCTCACTGCCAGCCAACACATGTCCGAATTGAAGCAACAGTATGGAAAGAAAGCTAGAAATGAAGTATGGCTGCAAAATGAACACAATAAAACGTTCCGTCGATGGTTGAACAAAAAGGtaatcatttcatcaattttcagTGGTTTTTCAAATTTTCCATTTAGGTATATTTGTGCAGTTTAACTATGTTCTAATCAATTGGGCATCTCTTTCTATCCCTGATTAGTACGTACAACTATTTGCATCGTAACTGTGTTCCACGATTTCTAATCTAAAATATTAACTATGTAGGTCGAGAAGGAGTTGGAGAACGAAGATGAAATCATGGCAGAGGAGAAGAAGATCTCTAAATATCTTAGGTGGATATCACAGGGCCCGCGTCATTTAGTTGTAAAGTACAATGGATATGACATAAATGGATGCCGGTATCGCACTAAAAGTCATGATGTTGGCGTAAACCAAAACTGTGGGGTTAGCCTGGAGGCGTCAGGAATGCACATTGCTAGTGCGAAGGACAGTAACCCAAAGATTGCTACATCGCGCTATTATGGAGTAATAAATGAGATTTGGGTTCTTGATTACCACTGCGTAAAGATACCCGTGTTCTTGTGTGATTGGGTACACAGTGGTTATGGTGACAAAACTGATGAACTTGGTTACACACTAGTCGACCTCAACAGATTAGGGCATAAAAAGGATCCTTTCATTTTAGCTTCCCAAGCTAATCAAGTTTTTTATGTAGAAGATCAAGGAGATCCAAGGTGGTCTGTTGTTATATCGTGCCCTTTAAATGACTATATGGATGACGATGATGTCGATGAAATTGCTGAGGATGAGCTAATGTCTGAGAATCGTCGGCCAGAAGATAATATGGCAGTAGATATGAGCTCAATTTATGTGGACGACGATTCTGACACTTCTTATTTTCGCGATGATGTTCAGGGGATATATGTTGATCCCTGCTTTGAATAATAAGATGGTAGCAACAGCTGGTAAGAGACCCACCAGTTTCAGTATGTTAACAGTACAGTTTCGAAGAAGCTAGATTTGTTTTCAGTTTGTAATTTCACAAGCTGGTAATGTGCCCatagatttgattatctttcatccaTGCTTTATTGTTGCAGGTAACTCCTCCTGCTTGTTATTATGAAGGGAGGGTGGATTTTGTGTGTAGTTGTCGTGCTACGGCAGATTGAAAATCGTTTACTTCCATTTCTGCATTCTATTTGCACATATGATTAAGTTCTTATCTTGTTTTACTTGTTATTTATGTTCTGTAATCCGTTGTACTGCCTTGGCAAGAATATCTTATAACTAGCTCGAATCACCAGCAGAATTTTGATGCTAGATAAGGGTTTTCTTGAAATGAATAGAAAGTGTTCATCAATATTCTGTCATCTCCCATTGATGTTCTAGTTTTTTCAgtgttttcttatttatttttttgattctacAGTTAAGACTATGATTGAAGTTCAATCTTCACTTCTTGTTTAATGTGTTATGGCAGTAACACTCTGTCTATATAACGGACATCATAGACTTACGATGTTGACCTTTACTCTACTTTCTGCAAGGTACATAAGCATCAAGAACCAAGGGAAATGAAGGTCATGTGCTAGTAGCCAGCTGGGGGTATACCAACCCCTGGttagtctttttttcttttcatttaccTTTCCATTATCTATGTTGGATATATTCATGTATGGTTGTACCATTAAATTCTTAAAACCTGTGGAAACAAACTACATTGTACGAGGTAAAGAAAAGCGATGAAGATTTTTTCGGTTAACGGCAAGTACTGTTTTAAGTGGCTTGGAAAATATTATTCTTAACATGTTGGATGCTTCTTTGGTTAATATTAACCACCGTCCAAGGTCAGTTTATTTTTTACTTCTGAAAACTTACCAAAATGTGGAGAAGTACTCATGTCTCGTGATTTAGAATTTTGCACCTCAAAATGTAGGATTTTCACACATGCTAGTTTCATTACTACTACTGAAACTAATAGGAATTGGATCGCTGAGGAGTTGCGGATTCTAGGGAGGTAGCTGGGGATTTCATCACTGAGGTTGTTGATCAGgtaatttttattataatatactattttgatttttctttgttgttcgttttttttttctaatcctGGATCATTAGGTGAATATCTTGCCGGTAAGATAAGAAGTTTGGAGTCTTGGTCACTGATTATATCATGCTAGCTATTACATTATTTTTCAATGTGAATGTATAATATCTTTGTGAAGTCAATCAATTCAAATGCACCCTTTATCTCTTAGATGTGTAACTTGTTCTGTATTATAATTATCGACTCtacttttttttatcaattcaGATCAATTATAATTCTAATTAATTTGGCTGAATTGATATTCCACATGCATTACTGATTTGAGTTTCTTCCTTCCGGTACACTGGAGAGTTTATTGTGATTGCTTCAGCGAGGCACAGCTAAACTAGACTGGAGGTGACGTATATAGTATGGCTTTAAATGGCGTAAGTACATTATGCTGATTGAACTGAAATGACGTCAAGGTTTTTTATCTATTGCTTTTTACTAGAAGCGAGACAGATACATATGTGCTCCCTTTGTGATTTACTTGGAGAGATTGATTGAACTGAAGGAATGCATCTATGCAGGCTTGTGCTTGACAGCGATAGAATAGTGAAGCTTGGGGATTTCGGTGTTTCAGCTTGTGTATTTGACAAGGGTGGCAGGCAACGCTCAAGGGATACTTTTGTAAGAACTGCATGCtcgtcagttttttttttttccttctaacaAGTTTTTTTCTGAATGAAAATCTTttgcttcttccttttttttccttttttcattcTTCACCGTTGTACACAATTGAATTTAGAAAACATTCCCATATTTTACGGGATGGCTTAGAAGTTTTTCAGCCGGGAAGTGGATACGATTTCAAATGAGTGGCTGTTTTTTATCTCTTACTGTACTGTATAACAGTTTTTACTCGGCAGATCTCGATTTTTTCCATGAAAACTACTGATACACATAAAACCCTTATCTCATATGTCTATAAGAACCACAATATACTCTTGTGAAGTTTCTTTGTTTATACACCTTGCACAGCTGATATCTGGTCATTTGGGATAAACTGCTGTAGAGTTGGACCATGGACCATGGTCATGCTTCCTTCTCGAAGTACCCTCCGATAAAGGTAAACCAGTTTTTTGAATGCTTCCGTGAAACTATTTCAGTATTTCGGAAGAGCTTTTGACTTGTGTGTCTCTTCGTCTTTGTTGAATGTACTGCATCAAATACTGTCCCCATAATATATATTGTATGGATCAACTTCCTATTGACGGCTGTAGTTCTCGTTAGTTGAATTGATTGTACCTACCAACCCTTGACCAGAGAATGAATAAAACAGTCAACTTGGGTGCTTAAGTGAGGTGTGTTCGGTAGAACTTAAACAAACTAAAGTTAAAATagattttggtattttctcaGGTGGTTGGGGCTGCAGTACTTGTGAATGGCTGGCTATCTGATTTAGACCTACAACGGTTATCCGCAATGGAAAACTACTGGCACAGGTCTGAGCATTACGTTTATAGCTGAAGCTGCAGAACTTACGACAAACAAATTGTTTCCTTCATTTTTTCATTGATATATCAGACCCGTAATTTAGCTGTAGTGTTTGATCTAAAAATCTGATAGAACAGTGAACCACACTAATTTGGTTACGTTTCAGGAACTTCTGGAAAAGTGTAAAGATATGCAAGAGGCAATATGCATTCAATTTCAGGCACACCAAGGTGCTAATGAGATTCCACACATGCGGTGTCAGAGACTTAGATGCTCCATGAGACTTAAACGCACTAACTATATTCGCGTAAAGGTATTTCATTGCTATGATCTCAATGAGTTTCTTGTTGGATAAATAAACCTCGCCTGTGAAGCTGGGATCAATACAGTGCATTCTTTCCAGTAATACTGACATGGAAGTGCCTAGGTTGGGAGTTGTCTCCATCTCCGTGATTAGATTTTTGGTGGTCTAAGTTGGACATTACAAGTGGTACCAACATTGTAAATAGGGATTTCATTATGCTTTCTTGTTAACAGTAAGCTATATATGTTTATGGAATTTCATGTCATGGATATAATAAAAACTCAGTTTATTGTTAGTTATGGCTTTTAAGACTTTTTTGGTGGTCTAAGTTGGACATTACAAGTGGTACCAGCATTGTAAATAGGGATTTCATTATGCTTTCTTGTTCATTCTTGTTAACAGTAAGCAATATATGTTTATTGAATTTTATGtcatggatataatattttaatttcaataaaaactcagtttattattagttatgTCTTTTAAGACTTTTCTGGGTACAGTATTGATCTAAAAATCTGTAGTCAACATTGGGGGATACTTGGACTAGACACGGTGGGTATTCCTGATCCGTGACCATTACACTGATTGGTCACGGTATGAAATGTGGTCCGTGACCAATGATCAAATTTGGACACGGTGTATGTTAGTTTCCCGGGTTTAAAAACATGAACTTGTCACGGTATAGAACGATATCCGTGTCTAATTATGCGTATTGGTCACGGTGTCTAACAAAAGTACGTGACCAAAGAAATTGTGGTCACGGTGAAATGTACAAATTGGTCACGAAACTCACCGTGACCAAATGGGAAACACTTTTGGCCTCGCAGGCTTTGGACACGGTTTCTCAAAATTGAAATACCGTGACCGTAGATCTTTGGTCACGGTAAAAAACCGTGATGAAAAGGGATTTTTTTACTAGTGTCTCCACAAATATTACTCAAGTGTTTCCAAGTTCATCAATACATTTCaacttctaacatggtatcagagcatcaAAATATTTCAATTTCTAACAAAAATAAACTAGAAATTGCAAAAACTAAAAAGTAACAAAATTAAGGTTATACCCTGCAGGATCCATTAGTTCATTACCAGAAAAAGAAATTTCAAGTTGGAACCAAACATGCCTTACATAATCATTTAACTTCATAGATGCAAACGATTTTATGGTTTGGGTGGTCATTGAAAGATTAAGTTTGATTTCCGCAagatgagttttgattaatgAGATTTAGGTTTAGGAGATATGGGTTTTGATTTATGCAAACTTGGGTTCTGATTTCGCAGATCTCCATCTAGGGTCggaagagaaaaataaaagaccGAGGAGGAGAACTCgatgagagaaagaaagaaagaaaaataaggtaAATGAAATACGAAGAAAAGAGAGGATAATAGGTATGCGAAAGACATTTAAGCCCTCAACTATATTAACAAAGACAAGCGTGTCCTGATTTCTATTTTTCTTATAATAATTAGGAATTAGTGCAACGTATCTTTTGTCCTCAGCAGCGGATAAATGTATGCAACATATGCAAACGTTAGAAACAAAGCATTGCAAAAACCTGGATTTGGTGTAGTGTAACATTTATATTCCTGAGTATTAATTTTACACAACTTCATCATCGGTAAGAAATTTATTAGGCAACCTTAATACGAAGTAGTTCGCTGAATTCAGCTGTATTGTTCtagtttgttgatttttttcaGGCTTTTTTATTGGGTCAAATGTAGAATCAGGAAGATGCGCAACTTTTTAGGGTTATTGTAATCAAATTGATTTTGCAAACGATTAGGTATTAAAATTTATTAGCTTTATTGGTTTGTTTTTAATCTGATTGATTAATGTCAATCATATTTTGTTCTTCATGTTATCAAGCAGTTATCCACGAAAGTTTGTTAATTTACTGTGACATTGTTCTCTTCTTCTAGCTAACTTACAACAAA encodes the following:
- the LOC113311191 gene encoding uncharacterized protein LOC113311191: MLPDGNEIPSSTYEAKKSINPLGLNYVKIHVCPNDCILYRKDHEKKEVCPTCGESRWKKDKVTLKECKGVPVKVLWYFPIIPRLKRLFLVKYIARKLIWHDRDRNKDGLLRHPADAEAWKAIDERYPDFAEDPRNICLGVSADGVNPFRGKKKSYSCWPILTVVYNLPPSLCMKRKFMMLTMLIQGPKEPGNDIDVFLAPFIDDLKLLFDEGVEAYDAYKQERFTLRAVVLWTISDYPALGNLSGCTVGGYDACATCGVNTHSTWLKYSKKVSYTGHRKWLPSGHRYRYQMKPFDGNQEFGVAPEPVSGLQRFEEAKSIENAWGKKGNGGRTLGKSTRSEFEDEDSSNLKKLSIWAKELEYFKYNLVQHNFDLMNIEKNVCESLVGTLLNDPLKTKDGYKARMDLNDLKIRPELEPVVAGKRMYLPPACYTLTKEEKVKFFKTLYELKVPQGYCSNFSSLVSLKDSKLIGLKSHDYHVLMQQFLPLAVRSILPKNVRNTIIRLSSFFKSICKKEIDIFELDNIQRDPVETLCLLEKYFPPSFFTIMIHLTCI